In a genomic window of Gossypium arboreum isolate Shixiya-1 chromosome 7, ASM2569848v2, whole genome shotgun sequence:
- the LOC108486191 gene encoding uncharacterized protein LOC108486191, which produces MTEPSSVDLILDFLRRNRFTRAEAALRSELGNRPDLNGFLQKLTLEEKDSGKVLEEEKGKKTVGENHGLGSRNSGEVSKELIIKEIECGAGRNGSESKSRNAVSTGEHNKPNEAKVISDKSFTFSKNLEETVLNFQSRNLNTTNHSDLYKNGGFDNCTSFLELEKQDLSRCGTAEASETDKSNVKYGEEIMFPGEIRSSWLGNTSKANVDSKYDKFHASETKELDQHYKTTSAYLMENFADNSRWSRTEEPASVSSEIWKNCSVKTVFPFPEGDVSIRYDAVNTSEKREGKQKACAPDVRAAIKEQVDEVGRALFFGKSQGAAEQKGKNGLVFPLASENPKEEFPRLPPVKLKSEEKSLNVNWEEKYERDVPGAKLTSSDNAFLIGSYLDVPIGQEISSSGGKRNAGGSWLSVSQGIAEDASDLVSGFATIGDGLSESVDYANDYWDSDEYDDDDDVGYMRQPIEDEAWFLAHEIDYPSDNEKGTGHASIPDPQERSQTKDEEDDQSFAEDDSYFSGEHYIQAKNVEPVAASDDPIGLSGTEMYSRTRENDLIAQYDGQLMDEEELNLIRSEPVWQGFVTKRNDLIMLEDGKVLNECGRSRLDDIYIDDEQHGSVRSIGVGINSDAADIGSEVRESLVGESSEGDFEYFHDHDVIGGSRQSHHEKDRKNIDKSIRDKRKTGKNDTNKYVTGNDKGLTCQVKNLADRGFSFPPPLRDGQSVQAGSSKSQWSSNCNAAGDEHDDCLSALMGSDDMLATWRRKSSDSSAGKCSRDENNGNAVRSANSSPSSLSNYCYDEQEQTKIKEGKTSGVREDPGISLEDEEVAAVQEQVRQIKAQEEEFETFNLKIVHRKNRTGFEEDKNFHVVLNSVIAGRYHVTEYLGSAAFSKAIQAHDLHTGMDVCVKIIKNNKDFFDQSLDEIKLLKYVNKHDPADKHHLLRLYDYFYYREHLLIVCELLKANLYEFHKFNRESGGEVYFTMPRLQSITIQCLEALQFLHSLGLIHCDLKPENILVKSYSRCEVKVIDLGSSCFETDHLCSYVQSRSYRAPEVILGLQYDKKIDIWSLGCILAELCTGNVLFQNDSPATLLARVIGIIGPIEQGMLAKGRDTYKYFTKNHMLYERNQETNRLEYLIPKKTSLRHRLPMGDQGFIDFIAHLLEVNPKKRPSASEALKHPWLSYPYEPISA; this is translated from the exons ATGACGGAACCAAGCTCAGTAGACTTGATTTTGGACTTTCTGAGGAGAAATCGCTTTACGAGAGCTGAGGCAGCTTTGCGTAGTGAACTCGGTAACCGACCTGATTTGAATGGATTCCTTCAGAAACTTACCCTTGAAGAAAAGGACTCTGGCAAGGTTCTAGAAgaagaaaaggggaaaaaaacAGTAGGTGAAAATCATGGTTTAGGTTCTCGAAACAGTGGTGAGGTTTCTAAGGAACTTATAATAAAAGAGATAGAGTGTGGGGCTGGCAGAAATGGGTCTGAAAGCAAATCGAGAAATGCTGTTTCTACTGGGGAGCATAATAAACCTAATGAAgcaaaagtgataagtgataagagTTTCACTTTCTCTAAAAATTTAGAGGAGACTGTACTTAATTTTCAGTCAAGGAACTTAAATACTACCAATCACTCTGATCTATACAAAAATGGTGGTTTTGATAATTGCACTAGCTTTTTGGAGCTAGAGAAACAAGACCTGTCAAGATGTGGTACAGCTGAAGCTTCTGAAACAGATAAAAGTAATGTTAAATATGGAGAAGAGATTATGTTTCCAGGTGAAATCAGAAGTTCATGGCTTGGGAATACTAGCAAAGCTAATGTAGATTCCAAGTATGATAAGTTTCATGCCAGTGAAACTAAGGAGCTTGATCAGCATTATAAGACAACCAGTGCATACTTGATGGAAAACTTTGCTGATAATAGCAGATGGTCTAGAACTGAGGAACCCGCTAGTGTGTCTTCAGAGATATGGAAAAATTGTTCTGTTAAGACTGTTTTCCCATTCCCCGAGGGGGATGTTTCTATCAGATATGATGCTGTTAATACTTCAGAAAAGAGAGAAGGGAAACAGAAGGCATGTGCACCTGATGTTAGGGCAGCAATTAAGGAACAGGTAGATGAGGTTGGAAGGGCTCTATTCTTTGGGAAGTCTCAAGGAGCTGCTGAGCAAAAAGGAAAAAATGGGTTAGTCTTCCCTCTTGCATCCGAAAATCCAAAGGAAGAGTTTCCTAGGTTGCCACCAGTTAAACTCAAGTCAGAGGAGAAGTCATTGAATGTCAATTGGGAGGAAAAATATGAGCGTGATGTCCCAGGTGCAAAGCTCACTAGTTCTGACAATGCATTCCTTATAGGGTCCTATCTGGACGTTCCCATTGGGCAAGAGATAAGCTCTTCAG GTGGAAAAAGGAATGCTGGAGGTAGTTGGCTCTCTGTGAGTCAGGGCATTGCAGAAGATGCATCTGATCTGGTTTCTGGTTTTGCTACTATTGGTGATGGATTGAGTGAATCTGTTGATTATGCAAATGATTATTGGGACTCTGATgaatatgatgatgatgatgatgttggTTACATGAGGCAACCTATCGAGGATGAAGCCTGGTTTCTAGCTCATGAAATTGATTATCCTAGTGACAATGAGAAGGGAACTGGGCATGCTAGTATTCCTGATCCACAAGAAAGAAGTCAAACCAAGGATGAAGAAGATGATCAATCATTTGCGGAGGATGATTCTTACTTCTCTGGTGAACATTATATCCAGGCAAAGAATGTTGAACCTGTTGCAGCTTCTGATGATCCCATAGGGCTGTCTGGAACTGAAATGTATAGCAGGACCCGTGAGAATGATTTAATTGCCCAATATGATGGGCAGTTAATGGATGAAGAGGAGCTTAATTTGATTCGCTCTGAACCTGTTTGGCAGGGATTTGTCACTAAGAGAAATGATCTTATCATGCTAGAGGATGGGAAAGTTCTTAACGAGTGTGGGAGATCTCGGctggatgatatatatatagatGATGAACAGCATGGTTCAGTTAGGTCTATTGGTGTGGGAATCAACAGTGATGCTGCTGATATTGGCAGTGAAGTACGTGAAAGTTTAGTTGGAGAAAGTAGTGAAGGGGATTTTGAATATTTTCATGATCATGATGTTATTGGAGGGTCTAGACAAAGTCATCATGAGAAAGACAGGAAAAATATTGATAAATCAATTAGGGATAAAAGGAAAACTGGAAAAAATGATACAAATAAGTATGTTACTGGGAATGATAAAGGTCTGACTTGCCAGGTGAAGAATCTTGCAGATAGGGGATTTTCTTTTCCACCTCCACTAAGAGATGGGCAGTCGGTGCAGGCTGGTTCTAGTAAGTCTCAATGGTCTAGTAATTGCAATGCAGCTGGTGATGAACATGATGATTGTTTGAGTGCTTTGATGGGGTCTGATGATATGCTTGCTACATGGAGACGAAAAAGCAGTGATTCTTCAGCCGGAAAATGTTCTAGGGATGAAAACAATGGCAATGCTGTAAGATCTGCAAATTCCAGTCCTTCTAGTCTATCTAATTATTGTTATGATGAACAAGAGCAGACAAAGATAAAAGAAGGGAAAACTAGTGGTGTGAGAGAAGATCCTGGGATCTCACTTGAGGATGAAGAGGTTGCTGCTGTCCAAGAGCAAGTGAGGCAAATTAAAGCGCAGGAGGAGGAATTTGAGACCTTCAACCTGAAGATTGTGCATAGGAAAAACAG AACTGGATTTGAGGAGGACAAGAATTTCCATGTTGTTTTGAACTCTGTTATAGCTGGGCGCTATCATGTCACCGAGTATCTTGGATCAGCTGCTTTTAGTAAAGCTATACAAGCACATGACCTACACACTGGCATGGATGTCTGTGTCAAAATTATAAAGAATAACAAGGATTTTTTTGATCAAAGCCTTGATGAAATTAAGCTTCTCAAGTATGTTAACAAACATGATCCAGCTGATAAGCATCACCTTCTCCGATTGTATGATTACTTTTACTACCGA GAGCATTTGCTAATAGTCTGTGAACTTCTCAAGGCAAACTTATACGAGTTTCATAAATTTAATAGGGAATCAGGTGGAGAAGTCTACTTCACAATGCCAAGATTGCAG TCAATTACCATTCAGTGTTTGGAGGCTCTTCAGTTCTTGCACAGCCTTGGCCTAATACATTGTGATCTGAAGCCAGAAAATATCTTAGTGAAAAGCTATAGTAGATGTGAGGTGAAGGTCATTGATCTTGGGAGCAGTTGTTTTGAGACAGATCATTTATGCTCCTATGTTCAATCCAGGTCCTATCGGGCTCCAGAGGTTATCCTAGGGCTTCAATATGATAAGAAGATTGATATTTGGTCACTTGGCTGCATCTTGGCGGAACTTTGTACTGGCAAT GTCCTGTTCCAAAATGATTCACCTGCGACATTACTTGCGAGGGTAATTGGAATCATAGGTCCCATTGAACAAGGCATGCTTGCAAAAGGACGGGAtacatacaaatattttacaaagaaTCACATGCTTTATGAACGTAATCAG GAGACCAACAGACTAGAATATCTGATACCCAAGAAGACATCGCTGAGGCATCGATTGCCTATGGGGGACCAGGGGTTTATCGATTTTATTGCTCATTTGCTTGAAGTAAACCCAAAAAAGCGCCCTTCTGCATCAGAGGCTCTAAAGCATCCATGGCTATCATACCCATATGAACCGATATCAGCTTGA